GGGGTTCTGCGGGAGCACCTATATCGACCCATGCGATTCGCGCAGGCGGAGGAGTCAGGCGCATTATCTGTTCTTGTACAAGGCTCTGGAAAGCGCGTCGCTTGACCTCGTCCTGCTCGTAGTTGATGTAAGCAGCAAGCTCAGGCTCCTTTCTTGCCTCCACAGAAGCATCGAAGCCGGACGGGATCGCAAGCCCTCCTGCTGCGCCATTCTCTCGCACGCTTTCGGCTAACTGGGAACCCGAGTCTACCTCGAGCATCCTCACATTCGGGACCTCTCGTAGCGCCGCCACAAGGCGGGAATGACTCGGGTCGTAGGCAACGATGGTCAGTTGCTGCAGGTCTGCAGAATGGGAGGGTAAGACCAGCTTGAGGAGGAGCGCAACTCCGACGGGCAATGCCAGAAAGGCAAGGAGAAACTGGTTCCTGATCGCGTCAGCCAGATCTTTGCGCATTATCGCCAAAATCGCTCGTATGTTCATTCTCGCACCCCTCGCCCGGTGAGCTTGATGAAGACGTCCTCCAGCGTGGCCTCCAGGGAATGTAGCGTAAGAATCTCGCCGGATGCGACGAGTTCGCTCAACCGTTGTCCATCGGTCTGGTTGCCAATGGAAAGGCTCAGGACTCTTCCGTCCACGAGTTTTGCCTGCAGACGCCGTTGACCATGGGCGAGTTTGAGTTGTTCGGGACTGTCCAGCGCCACAATGCGCCCCTGGTTGAGGAAGGCCACCCTGTGACACAATTGATCGGCTTCCTCCATGTAGTGCGTAGTGAGAAAGACTGTTACGCCCTCACCGGCCATGCCTTTGACCAGGTGTCGAATCTCCTGGGCTATGTGAGGGTCCAGCCCTCTCGTGGGTTCGTCAAGGAACAACACCTTTGGACGATGAAGCCAGGCACGGGCAAGCAGCAGGCGCTGTTTCATGCCGCTGGAGTATGTCCTCACCAGGTCTTTGGCCCGCTCGCTCAGTCCAACCTGCTCGAGGACCTCGTCCACACGGGGTTTAGGTACCGAGTATAGTTGCGCGGCAAACGCCAGATTCTCGCGGCCCGACATACGCTCATACAGATTTTGGTGTTCAAACACCACGCCAATCTGAGATTTGAGACGTTTCTCTTCGCCTGGTATCCTCAGGCCCGCCACGCGGATGTCGCCCGCTGTGGGACGCAGTTGGCCGGTAAGCATGCGGATGGTGGTCGTCTTGCCTGCCCCGTTCGGTCCCAAAAACCCGAAAACCTCTCCCTCTCTTGCTGCGAAGGTGA
The sequence above is drawn from the Bacillota bacterium genome and encodes:
- a CDS encoding ABC transporter ATP-binding protein; translated protein: MNAIEVENLTRRFNRLCAVDDVTFAAREGEVFGFLGPNGAGKTTTIRMLTGQLRPTAGDIRVAGLRIPGEEKRLKSQIGVVFEHQNLYERMSGRENLAFAAQLYSVPKPRVDEVLEQVGLSERAKDLVRTYSSGMKQRLLLARAWLHRPKVLFLDEPTRGLDPHIAQEIRHLVKGMAGEGVTVFLTTHYMEEADQLCHRVAFLNQGRIVALDSPEQLKLAHGQRRLQAKLVDGRVLSLSIGNQTDGQRLSELVASGEILTLHSLEATLEDVFIKLTGRGVRE